The Streptomyces sp. WZ-12 genome segment GGAACAGCTCGGCCGCCCGCCGCGCGGCCTGCGCGCGATCGCGCACCGCTGCCCCTGCGGGCAGCCGGACGTCGTCGAGACCGCGCCGCGGCTGGAGGACGGCACCCCCTTCCCCACGCTCTACTACCTGACCTGCCCGCGCGCCGCGTCCGCGATCGGCACGCTGGAGGCCAACGGCGTGATGAAGGAGATGACCGAGCGCCTGGCCGAAGACCCGGAGTTGGCCGCCGCCTACCGCGCGGCCCACGAGGACTACATCCGGCGCCGGGACGCCATCGAGGTGCTCCAGGGCTTCCCGAGCGCGGGCGGGATGCCCGACCGGGTCAAGTGCCTGCACGTCCTCGTCGGCCACTCGCTCGCCGCCGGCCCCGGCGTCAACCCGCTCGGCGACGAGGCGTTGGCGATGCTCCCCGAGTGGTGGCGCAAGGGCCCCTGCGTGACCTCTTGCGGGCAGAGTGCCGAAGCCCCCGAAGCCCCCGAAGGAGACGCCAAGTGACGCGGGTCGCCGCCATCGACTGCGGTACGAACTCCATCCGGCTGCTGGTCGCCGACCTGGACCCCACGACCGGTGAACTGAAGGACCTGGACCGCCGGATGCAGATCGTCCGGCTCGGCCAGGGCGTGGACCGCACCGGCCGGCTGGCGCCGGAGGCGCTGGAGCGCACCTTCGCGGCCTGCCGCGAGTACGCCGCGGTGATCAAGGGCCTGGGCGCGGAGCGGCTGCGGTTCGTGGCGACCTCCGCCTCCCGGGACGCGGAGAACCGCGAGGACTTCGTCCGCGGGGTCGTGGACATCCTCGGCGTCGAGCCGGAGGTGATCTCCGGCGACCAGGAGGCCGAGTTCTCCTTCACCGGTGCCACCAAGGAGCTGACCGGCCACCCGCACCTCCAACTCCCTTATCTCGTCGTGGACATCGGCGGCGGCTCCACCGAGTTCGTGCTCGGCGGTGAGGCGGTCCGCGCGGCCCGCTCGGTCGACGTCGGCTGCGTCCGGATGACCGAGCGCCACCTCCACGCCGTGACGGGCGGTTCGGACGCGCCGCTCAGCGACCCGCCCACCGCCGCCCAGATCGACGCCATAAAGGCCGACATCGCCGCGGCGCTGGACCAGGCCGAGGAGAGCGTCCCGCTGACCGAGGCCGCCACCCTGGTCGGGCTCGCCGGCTCGGTGACCACCGTCGCCGCCATCGCGCTGGGCCTGGACCACTACGACTCCGCGGCGATCCACCACTCCCGGATCTCCCTGGCCACGGTCCGCGAGGTGACCGAGCGCCTGGTGACCTCCACCCACGCCGAGCGCGCGGCGATCCCGGTGCTGCACCCCGGCCGGATCGACGTCATCGCCGCCGGTGCGCTCGTGCTGCTGTCGATCATGGAGCGGGTCGGCGCCGAGGAGGTCGTGGTCAGCGAACACGACATTCTGGACGGAATCGCCTGGAGCATCGCCTGACGGCGCCCGGCCGCACCGTCGACGCACGGCGCGACAACCCCCGCCCGCGACGGGGTTTTTGAGCGGGCGGGGTGTTGTCTGGGCGGTTTTCAGGGGCGCATAAGGGTCTCCGGGAGGGCCCCCGGAAAAAAGGTTCGTGAAATCCTTCACATGAAAAACCCGCCTCCCGGGCGAACTAACCCGCCGTTCGTCCCTCATTCGAAGGTCCTAGGACTCATCTGCCCGGGAACCTCGGGCCCTTCACGGGGTGTTCGCCGTGTTACGGGAGCGCGCGCGAGGGGCGTGGTGCGGCCGCCCAGAGGGGGACAAGCCCTGATCAACAGGGGTATCCAACGTGTCGCGTTATACCGTGGTTCCCGTAACGCGCTATGGCGTCGGTCACGAAGCCGGCGGAGTGTAGCAGATGCCTTCGTCATTCTTGTGAAGGGGCTCACGAGCGACCCCCCATGTGGGGGTGGATACTCGATTGCATGAGCACCACGGAGCGTCCCAGGATCCTCGTTGTAGGCGGTGGGTACGTAGGCCTGTACGCGGCGCGTCGCATCCTGAAGAAGATGCGGTACGGCGAGGCGACCGTCACGGTCGTCGACCCGCGCTCGTACATGACGTACCAGCCCTTCCTCCCTGAAGCTGCGGCCGGCAGCATCTCCCCCCGTCACGTTGTGGTCCCGCTGCGGCGCGTGCTGCCCAAGGCGGAGGTCCTCACCGGTCGGGTGACCACCATCGACCAGGACCGCAAGGTCGCCACCATCGCCCCGCTCGTGGGCGATGCGTACGAGCTGCCCTTCGACTACCTGGTCGTCGCGATGGGCGCGGTCTCCCGCACCTTCCCGATCCCCGGCCTGGCCGAGAACGGCATCGGCATGAAGGGCGTGGAGGAGGCCATCGGCCTGCGCAACCACGTTCTGGAGCAGCTCGACAAGGCCGACTCCACGACCGACGAGGAGGTCCGCCGCAAGGCGCTGACCTTCGTCTTCGTCGGCGGTGGCTTCGCCGGTGCGGAGACCGTCGGCGAGGTCGAGGACATGGCCCGCGACGCCGCGAAGTACTACAAGAACGTCAAGCGCGAGGACATGCGCTTCCTCCTCGTCGACGTCGCCGACAAGATCCTCCCCGAGGTCGGCCCGAAGCTGGGCGCCTACGGCAAGGAGCACCTGGAGTCCCGCGGGGTCGAGGTCTACCTCAAGACCGGCATGGACTCCTGCGTCGACGGCCACGTGATCCTCAACAACGGCCTTGAGGTGCTCTCCAACACCATCGTGTGGACCGCCGGCGTCAAGCCGAACCCGGCGCTGTCCCGCTTCGGCCTGCCGCTGGGCCCGCGCGGTCACATCGACACCGCCGCCACCCTCCAGGTGCAGGGCACCGACTACATCTGGGCCGCGGGCGACAACGCCCAGGTTCCGGACATGGTCGGCCGCAAGAACGGCAACGAGAACGCCTGGTGCCCGCCGAACGCGCAGCACGCGCTGCGGCAGGCCAAGGTCCTCGGCGACAACGTGGTCTCCGGCATGCGGGGCTTCCCGCAGAAGGAGTACAGCCACGCCAACAAGGGCGCGGTCGCGGGCCTGGGCCTGCACAAGGGCGTCGCGATGATCGTCATGGGCAAGATGAAGATCAAGCTCAAGGGCCGTCTCGCCTGGTACATGCACCGCGCGTACCACGGCATGGCGATGCCGACGTTCAACCGCAAGATCCGGGTCTTCGCCGACTGGACGCTGGCGACCTTCCTCAAGCGCGAGGTGGTCTCGCTCGGCGCCATGGAGAACCCCCGCGAGGAGTTCTACGAGGCCGCCAAGCCGGCCCCGGCCCCGGCCGCAGCGGCCGGTGGGGACAAGCCGAAGGCCAAGGCTTCCTGAGTCTCCGGTCGGGTACCCCGACCAGCCCGAAGGGCGTCCGCCATCCGTGGGGCGGGCGCCCTTCGGCGTGCCCGGGGTGTGGCCGAAAGCAACCGGCGTGCTGTTCTCTAGCAGGCGAACGGGACTAGTGGGGCACCCACTTGACGTTTACGTGGTGGGTGAAACTTCTTCGCCCGACTCGTCATGACGGAGGTGTGCGACATGGCCGGTGCCGCTGGACGGCTCACGAAGCTCGCCGAGGAGGTGCTGGGAGGCCCGCTCCCGGTGCGGATTCGCGCCTGGGACGCAAGCGAGTCCGGCCCGCCGGGAGCCCCGGTGCTGGTCGTCCGCAATCGCCGGGCACTGCGTCGACTGCTGTTCAAACCAGGGGAGTTGGGCCTGGCCCGGGCCTGGGTGGCCGGCGACATCGACGTCGACGGTGACCTCTACGAGGCGCTGGACCGGCTCGCCGGGATGATCTGGGAGCGCGACAGCGCCGCCCCCAAGCCGTCGCGCGCCGCCGCGCTGCGCGCCCTGGCCCGTCCCGAGGTCCGCGCCGCCGGCAAGGAGTTGCTGTCCCTGGTCGGGCTCCCCGTCCCGCCCGCGCCGCCCGTCGAGGAGGCCCGCCCGCGCCGCGGGGCGCTGCACTCGCTGCTCCGCGACCGCCAGGCCATCAGCCACCACTACGACGTCGGCAACGACTTCTACGAGCTGGTGCTCGGCCCGTCGATGGTCTACTCGTGCGCCTACTGGGGAGCCACCGAGGGCACCGGCGGCACGTTGGAGGACGCCCAGCGCGACAAGCTGGACCTGATCTGCCGGAAGCTGGGCCTCCGCGAGGGGCAGCGGCTGCTGGACGTGGGCTGCGGCTGGGGCTCGATGGTGCTGCACGCGGCCCGTGAGTACGGCGTCCACGCGGTCGGCATCACGCTCTCCGAGGAGCAGGCCACCTACGCCCGCAAGCGGGTCGCGGACGCCGGCCTCACCGACCGGATCGAGATCCGGGTGCAGGACTACCGCAAGGTCGCCGACGGGCCGTTCGACGCGATCTCCTCGATCGGGATGGCCGAGCACGTCGGCCGGGCCCAGTACGCGGAGTACGCGGGGCTGCTGCACGCCCTGCTGAAGCCCGGTGGGCGGCTGCTCAACCACCAGATCGCCCGGCGTCCGCTGGCGGACGAAGAGGCGTACCAGGTCGACGAGTTCATCGACCGCTACGTCTTCCCGGACGGGGAGTTGGCCCCGATCGGGCGGACCGTCGGTCAGTTGGAGGAGGCCGGTTTCGAGGTGCGGGACGTGGAGGCGATCCGGGAGCACTACGCGCTGACGTTGCGTCGGTGGGTGGCCAATCTGGAGGCCCGCTGGGCGGAGGCGGTGCGGCTGACCTCCCCGGGCCGGGCCCGGGTCTGGCGGCTCTACATGGCCGCCTCGGCGCTGTCGTTCGAGCGCAACCGGATAGGGGTCAACCAGGTGTTGGCGATCCGCACGCCGGACTCCGGCGCGGCCGGGATGCCGCTGCGGGCCCGCGACTGGCGGCGCTGAACCGGCGGGCGCCCCGCGGCCGTTGAGGGTCCGGCGGGGCCGCTCACGACCGAGGGCCCCGGTCTCCCGCGCTGCTGCGGGGGACCGGGGCCCTCGGGCCGTTCGGGGCCGTCGCGGCGGCCCCTCGCGTGGGCTACTCGGCCTTGATGGCCTGGAGCATGTTGAGCTTCGCGGCCCGGCGCGCCGGCCACAGCGCGGCCAGCACGCCGACCAGCGCGGCCACCGCGAGGAAGACGGCCATCCGGCCCCAGGGCATGACCAGTTCGTAGGTCGGCAGCGCGCCGCCGATCAGCTCGCCGGCCGCCCAGCCGAAGAACACGCCCAGGCCGATGCCCAGCACCCCGCCGAAGAGCGAGATCACCAGCGACTCCAGCCGCACCATCCGCTTGATGCCGCGGCGGTCCAGGCCGATGGCGCGTAGCATGCCGATCTCCTGGGAGCGCTCGAAGACCGACATCGCCAGGGTGTTGACGACGCCGAGCACCGCGACGATCACCGCCATGGCCAGCAGGCCGTAGACCATGTTCAGCAGCAGGGTGAAGGTCTGGGCGATGGCGCCCGAGACGTCCTTCTTGTCCGCGACGGTGATCGCCGGGTTCTTGCCGAGCGCCTTGACCAGGGAGTCCTTGGCCTCGGGGGTGGCGCCGTGCGCGGTCTTGACCAGCACCTGCATGTCGGTGGCGTGCTTCTGGTGCCGGGCGAGGGTGTCGTTGTCCAGGAGGATGCCGCGGATGATCTGGTTGCCCTCGTAGACGCCGCCGATGGTCAGGTTGCCCTTCGAGCCGTCCTCGAAGGTCACCGGGACGCGGGAGCCGGCGTGCCAGCCCTTCTGCTTCGCGAGGAAGTCGTCGACCAGGGCCCGGTCGCCGTGCAGCGTGCCGAGCGCGCCCTCGGTGAAGTTGAGGCGGGTGAGCTGGTCGAACTCCTTGCCGTTGACGCCGGTGAGGGACGTGGTGGTGGTGCCGATCCGGGCCGGGGCGTTGCGCAGCGGGCTGGAGGCGGTGACCCCGTCGGCGGTCGCCAGCTTCTTCGCCACGTCGGGGGAGAGCGGTGAGTGGGTCGCCATGGAGACCACGTAGTCGGCCTTCAGCGCGGAGGTGGCCATCTTGTCGATGCCCTGCTGGACGCTGCCGGCGATCACCGTCAGGCCGGTGATCAGGGTCAGCCCGATCATCAGCGCGGAGGCGGTGGCGGCCGTGCGGCGCGGGTTGCGGACCGCGTTCTGCCGGGCCAGGACGCCCGATATCCCGAAGAGGCGCAGCACCGGCGCGGCCAGTGCGATCAGCGGGCGGGACAGCAGCGGCGTCAGCACGAACACGCCGATCACCAGCAGCGCGGCGCCCGCGCCCATGGTGGTCTTGCCGTCGGACATCCCGGTGGCGACCAGCACCGCGGCGATGCCGGCGCCGGCGAAGAGCGCACCGATGGTGTTGCGGATCACCAGCGACTTGGTGGTGGCGGTGGCGTGCACGCTGTTCATCGCGGCGACCGGCGGGATCGTCGCGGCCCGGCGGCCGGGCAGCCAGGCGGCCAGGACCGTGACGATGATGCCGACGGCCAGGGCGGTCAGGACCGTGCTGGGCGAGACCACCAGCGGGCCCTCGGGCACCGAGCCGCCGGTGAGGCTCATCAGGGAGCGCAGGGCGGCGCCGATGCCGATGCCGGTCAGCAGGCCGGTGACCGCGGCCACCGCGCCCACCACGAACGCCTCGGTCAGCACCGAGCGGGTGATCTGGCGGCGGCTGGCGCCGACCGCGCGCATCAACGCCAGCTCCTTGGTGCGCTGGGCGACCAGCATGGTGAAGGTGTTGGCGATGATGAAGATGCCGACGAAGAGCGCGATGCCGGCGAAGCCGAGCAGGGCGGTCTTCATCCCGTCCATGCTCTGGGCGATCATCTTGGCCTGCTCGTCGGCGAGTTGACGGCCGGTGGTGGCCTCGGCGCCCTGCGGCAGCACCTTCTCCACCGCGTCCTTCAGCGCCGTCTGGGAGGCGCCGGGGGCGGCCTTGAGGTCGATCTCGCCGAAGTGGCCGGGGGTCGCGAAGAGCTTCTGGGCGGTGGCGGTGTCGAACAGCGCGAGGCTGCCGCCGGCGCCGACCCGGGCGTCGTCGGTGGTGAAGATGCCGGACAGCTTCTGCTCGCGGACCGGGCCGTCCACGGATATCCGGACGGTGTCGCCGACCTTGTACCCGCCGCGGTCGGCGGTGTGGGCGTCCAGCGCGAACTCCTGCGGGCCCTTGGGGGCGGTGCCGGTGCGCATCGGGTAGCGCGCGTCGGTGCCGTCGGTGCCGGGGGAGTAGTTGCTGCCGGTGGTCGAGAAGCCGTCGCCGATCATCGTGCCGTGCTTGTCGGCGATGGCGGTGAAGCCGGAGACGGTGCCGGTGGCGGAGGCGACGCCGGGCAGGCCGGCGGCCTTGTCCAACAGCTTCTGGTCGAGCGCGGAACGGGCCCCGGGGGCCTCGTCGGCGGGGTCGGGGGCGCCGCGCTGGATCGCCACGTCGACGTTGTCGAAGCCCTTGCGGGCGGAGCTCTGGAGGGCGTTGGAGAGGGTGGAGGTGAAGACCAGGGTGCCGGAGACGAAGGCGACGCCGAGCATGACGGCGAGCACGGTCATCAGCAGCCGGGCCTTGTGCGCGAGCACATTGCGCAAGGCGGTACGGAACATGGGTGGGTCAGTCCTACAGGAGTGGTCCGGGGGATCCGGGGTGGCGGAGGTGGCTGCTGACGATCAGCTGGTGCGGCCCTTGGCGTCGAAGCCCTTCATGCGCTCCAGCACCATGTCGGCGGTGGGGTTGGGCATGTCGTCGACGATCCGGCCGTCGGCGAGGAATATCACGCGGTCCGCGTAGGACGCCGCGACGGCGTCGTGGGTCACCATCACCACGGTCTGGCCCAGCTCGCGCACGGAGTTGCGCAGGAAGCCGAGGACCTCGGCGCCGGAGCGGGAGTCGAGGTTGCCGGTGGGCTCGTCGGCGAAGATGATCTCGGGCCGGGAGGCCAGGGCGCGGGCCACCGCCACGCGCTGCTGCTGGCCGCCGGAGAGCTGGCTCGGGCGGTGCTTGAGGCGCCCGGAGAGGCCGACGGCCTCCACGACCCGCTCCAGCCAGGCACGGTCCGGCTTACGGCCGGCGATGTCGATGGGGAGGGTGATGTTCTCCAGGGCGGTGAGCGTCGGGAGGAGGTTGAACGCCTGGAAGATGAAGCCGATCTTGTCGCGCCGGAGTTGGGTGAGCTTCTTGTCCTTCAGCCCGGTCAGCTCGACGTCGCCGATCCGCGCGGAGCCGCCGGAGATCGAGTCCAGGCCGGCCATGCAGTGCATCAGCGTGGACTTGCCGGACCCGGAGGGGCCCATGATCGCGGTGAACTGGGCCTGCCGGAAGTCGACGGAGACCGCGTCCAGGGCGACCACCTGGGTCTCGCCGTGTCCGTAGACCTTGGTGAGATCCGTGGCGCGGGCGGCCACCGCGGTGCTGCGGTCGGCGAGGGAGACGCCGGAGTGGGTGGTGGTCACGGGAAGGGACTCCTGTCGAACGAGGGGTGGGCCGCCGCGCGCCGGCACGACGGCCGCGGCGACGGTGGAACATCGGCTTCCATCGTCCGGCAGCCCACCCGCCCGGAACGTCAACCCGTGTGACCGTCCTCGAACCACCCCCAGGGATTAGCTCACCCCGCCCCGTCATCCCTGGGTATGAGGCTCCCCCCTGAGACCGTCGGCGCCGTCCGGGGCGGTGGAGGGGCTGCGGTGCGGGTGCCGGGAGGGACCGGAGGGGCCCACCGCACAGGCATCGAGTTTCCGTCAATTCGGGGTCGAATTTCGTCCTCGCGGCCATCGGCGAACATGGGCTTCAGGCATGTGCCGGGGGCCCTGGCCGGCACTGATGCCCCCTCAGTTGCCAATAAAATAAGACAACCTCGGGTTGAGCGGCCGATCCGCTTCGGGCCCCTCGGGCTACGCTCGTTCTGCCTCCAACTGAGGCGGCATGGGGGATCCCTGCCCGGATGGTGGAATGCAGACACGGCGAGCTTAAACCTCGCTGGCCTTCGGGCCGTGCCGGTTCAAGTCCGGCTCCGGGCACTGCCTACGACGGCCCTTCCTACCTGCAAAGACAGGGGGTGAGGGCGACCCGGTGACGGGGATGTGGGAACAAGTCGGGAACGCGGTGGGAAACCTCCGCCTTACGACCGGCCGCGGGGCGCGGGTGCCCTCCGCGAAGCCGTCCCCGCGCCTTGTGGACTTCGCATCCGAAGGCGTCTTCCAAACGGCCGGGCGCCGTTTCTGCCGGAGAACCCCGCCGGCGTTTTCTCCGATAGAAACGATCCGCCGGTAGGTGAAGTCGCAACGACGTGTGCAACTCCCCGCCGGAAGTGGCCGCGCCCGCCCGGCACTTCGTCCTCGGCGCACGACCGGACGGCCAGGGGCAAATCCTCCCGGCTTTCGACGACGGCGCCACGGGCCGTGGCGAGCTGCTGGGGTCGGCCATACCGGAGGTG includes the following:
- a CDS encoding ABC transporter permease, giving the protein MFRTALRNVLAHKARLLMTVLAVMLGVAFVSGTLVFTSTLSNALQSSARKGFDNVDVAIQRGAPDPADEAPGARSALDQKLLDKAAGLPGVASATGTVSGFTAIADKHGTMIGDGFSTTGSNYSPGTDGTDARYPMRTGTAPKGPQEFALDAHTADRGGYKVGDTVRISVDGPVREQKLSGIFTTDDARVGAGGSLALFDTATAQKLFATPGHFGEIDLKAAPGASQTALKDAVEKVLPQGAEATTGRQLADEQAKMIAQSMDGMKTALLGFAGIALFVGIFIIANTFTMLVAQRTKELALMRAVGASRRQITRSVLTEAFVVGAVAAVTGLLTGIGIGAALRSLMSLTGGSVPEGPLVVSPSTVLTALAVGIIVTVLAAWLPGRRAATIPPVAAMNSVHATATTKSLVIRNTIGALFAGAGIAAVLVATGMSDGKTTMGAGAALLVIGVFVLTPLLSRPLIALAAPVLRLFGISGVLARQNAVRNPRRTAATASALMIGLTLITGLTVIAGSVQQGIDKMATSALKADYVVSMATHSPLSPDVAKKLATADGVTASSPLRNAPARIGTTTTSLTGVNGKEFDQLTRLNFTEGALGTLHGDRALVDDFLAKQKGWHAGSRVPVTFEDGSKGNLTIGGVYEGNQIIRGILLDNDTLARHQKHATDMQVLVKTAHGATPEAKDSLVKALGKNPAITVADKKDVSGAIAQTFTLLLNMVYGLLAMAVIVAVLGVVNTLAMSVFERSQEIGMLRAIGLDRRGIKRMVRLESLVISLFGGVLGIGLGVFFGWAAGELIGGALPTYELVMPWGRMAVFLAVAALVGVLAALWPARRAAKLNMLQAIKAE
- a CDS encoding Ppx/GppA phosphatase family protein produces the protein MTRVAAIDCGTNSIRLLVADLDPTTGELKDLDRRMQIVRLGQGVDRTGRLAPEALERTFAACREYAAVIKGLGAERLRFVATSASRDAENREDFVRGVVDILGVEPEVISGDQEAEFSFTGATKELTGHPHLQLPYLVVDIGGGSTEFVLGGEAVRAARSVDVGCVRMTERHLHAVTGGSDAPLSDPPTAAQIDAIKADIAAALDQAEESVPLTEAATLVGLAGSVTTVAAIALGLDHYDSAAIHHSRISLATVREVTERLVTSTHAERAAIPVLHPGRIDVIAAGALVLLSIMERVGAEEVVVSEHDILDGIAWSIA
- a CDS encoding DUF501 domain-containing protein: MDTPPPQTEPTEPTAADIAAFKEQLGRPPRGLRAIAHRCPCGQPDVVETAPRLEDGTPFPTLYYLTCPRAASAIGTLEANGVMKEMTERLAEDPELAAAYRAAHEDYIRRRDAIEVLQGFPSAGGMPDRVKCLHVLVGHSLAAGPGVNPLGDEALAMLPEWWRKGPCVTSCGQSAEAPEAPEGDAK
- a CDS encoding ABC transporter ATP-binding protein; protein product: MTTTHSGVSLADRSTAVAARATDLTKVYGHGETQVVALDAVSVDFRQAQFTAIMGPSGSGKSTLMHCMAGLDSISGGSARIGDVELTGLKDKKLTQLRRDKIGFIFQAFNLLPTLTALENITLPIDIAGRKPDRAWLERVVEAVGLSGRLKHRPSQLSGGQQQRVAVARALASRPEIIFADEPTGNLDSRSGAEVLGFLRNSVRELGQTVVMVTHDAVAASYADRVIFLADGRIVDDMPNPTADMVLERMKGFDAKGRTS
- a CDS encoding NAD(P)/FAD-dependent oxidoreductase, with amino-acid sequence MSTTERPRILVVGGGYVGLYAARRILKKMRYGEATVTVVDPRSYMTYQPFLPEAAAGSISPRHVVVPLRRVLPKAEVLTGRVTTIDQDRKVATIAPLVGDAYELPFDYLVVAMGAVSRTFPIPGLAENGIGMKGVEEAIGLRNHVLEQLDKADSTTDEEVRRKALTFVFVGGGFAGAETVGEVEDMARDAAKYYKNVKREDMRFLLVDVADKILPEVGPKLGAYGKEHLESRGVEVYLKTGMDSCVDGHVILNNGLEVLSNTIVWTAGVKPNPALSRFGLPLGPRGHIDTAATLQVQGTDYIWAAGDNAQVPDMVGRKNGNENAWCPPNAQHALRQAKVLGDNVVSGMRGFPQKEYSHANKGAVAGLGLHKGVAMIVMGKMKIKLKGRLAWYMHRAYHGMAMPTFNRKIRVFADWTLATFLKREVVSLGAMENPREEFYEAAKPAPAPAAAAGGDKPKAKAS
- a CDS encoding SAM-dependent methyltransferase; amino-acid sequence: MAGAAGRLTKLAEEVLGGPLPVRIRAWDASESGPPGAPVLVVRNRRALRRLLFKPGELGLARAWVAGDIDVDGDLYEALDRLAGMIWERDSAAPKPSRAAALRALARPEVRAAGKELLSLVGLPVPPAPPVEEARPRRGALHSLLRDRQAISHHYDVGNDFYELVLGPSMVYSCAYWGATEGTGGTLEDAQRDKLDLICRKLGLREGQRLLDVGCGWGSMVLHAAREYGVHAVGITLSEEQATYARKRVADAGLTDRIEIRVQDYRKVADGPFDAISSIGMAEHVGRAQYAEYAGLLHALLKPGGRLLNHQIARRPLADEEAYQVDEFIDRYVFPDGELAPIGRTVGQLEEAGFEVRDVEAIREHYALTLRRWVANLEARWAEAVRLTSPGRARVWRLYMAASALSFERNRIGVNQVLAIRTPDSGAAGMPLRARDWRR